TTCTTGAACTCCTTGCCGTTGTGCACGCCGAATGTGAGGCCAAGCCACTCTGGAAGTATGACTGCGTCCCTCACATGCGTCTTGATTATTTTTTTCGCGTCGTTCAATGCCTTGATTTTCACGACTTTTTTTATCAGGGTCTTGAGCCTGTAGTTTTTCGAGCTTGAGGCGCTCCTGTTCATTGCGCGCCTTGAGCGGGAGTTGAGCATTGCAAGTGCATCCTGCTGGCCGAGGCCTTCAAGCTCCTGCGCCGTCTTTCCCTGGAATGTGGTTATCTTGGCCATTGGTTTTCACCTTGAATCAAACAAAACTTCTATTTACTCCTGCGACTTGTCTCTTGACTGCCCGCCCCTGCCTGTGCTCCTTGATGCCAGGTGGCCGACTTTCCTTCCCGGAGGCGCGCCCCTGCCAATCGAGCTTGAGCGGCCCTTGTGGTGCTGCTTTCCGCCAAACGGATGCGTGTATGCTGCCATGTGCACACCCCTGTTGACTGGCCATTTGCGGTTCTGCGCGTGCTTTTTGTAAAAGTTCGCCCCTGCCTTCATAAGCGGCTTTTCAAGCCTTCCGC
Above is a genomic segment from Candidatus Parvarchaeota archaeon containing:
- the rps19p gene encoding 30S ribosomal protein S19 (protein S19 forms a complex with S13 that binds strongly to the 16S ribosomal RNA), with the protein product MAKITTFQGKTAQELEGLGQQDALAMLNSRSRRAMNRSASSSKNYRLKTLIKKVVKIKALNDAKKIIKTHVRDAVILPEWLGLTFGVHNGKEFKNVLVTIDRIGYRLGDFAHTTGRVLHSGPGVGATRGSKFIPLK